In Rhipicephalus sanguineus isolate Rsan-2018 chromosome 1, BIME_Rsan_1.4, whole genome shotgun sequence, the DNA window TTTTAAAAAGTTGTATCCCAAATGCCAatttttttagtgcttgattgGATCGGCACATTGAATAAATGCCGGAAATATGCGAGGAATAATACATTTATTTCTATAACCTTCATATGTGTTTGTTCAGTTCAAAAGAGAGTTGGCTCCTTCACTACACTGTGATTGTTCCAGACAGGACATCTGTGGCCTATGAGAATGGCgactaacacacacacacgcacgcgcgcacacacacacacacatacacacacacacacacaccgggtgtcccagctaacttgtgccaaggcttaaaaaaaatacaatattagaggcaggcgagtgaaatcggTTGCATATTGCTGGCAGTCACCTCACGCCCTTGTTGGGACTCCGGGTCCTGCGGGTCTCATCATTGGTAGCTGGCCTCTGTCATCGGACCCTTCGTCCCGCCAATTCAGAGAGGAGGCGCTCGTACGAACGAaagagatttatttacatggtaaaATGATCAAGGGATCAAGCGACAAGTGACGAGTAACAAGAGACACATACAGAACGTCTTCGGCCTTTTATAGCGCCGCGTCGTCAACCATGGGCGCATTGTCCGCATCTTCAGCCAATACGGTCGTCTCGGCGCCTTGCCCACGAGGGAGTGGAAAGACACCACACTTGGAGAGGGCACAAACTaacacgatgcccaaatatggtcacaaAACCTCaaacgatgcccaaatatggtcacgagCTCACAACACCAAGACCTTGCACACAGCAGATTCCagaattctcccggcgaggggGAAGAACCTGAATGGGGAGATTGGGAAGGGGTCGACGACTACTCGGTCCTCTCCGCGCAAGACCGATCCGTTGACCTTGGCTCTCGCTTGGCTGTGAGGTCGTCACAGGTGCATGCTACCCCTGGAATGCGTCGACGGTCTCCTTGTCTGGTTCGCAAACGTTGAAAGAATTCCAAGCTGGGGACGGTCGTAACACCCTgcagaatttttttgttttgtaattaattagtTTGGTTATTaagattatttaactaaattgctaaatattgactttaggcaagaaacgggaTGTGCAGTGTTCGAGAGCATCTTCACAAGCCCCCCTTGCATTACTTGCAATAAAGAAAGTCCCACGTGTACcgttttccaagctgcaaagaaagccctcgaagtacaaaaaaaaaagtgaccagtgcatgcatatatatatatatatatatatatatatatatatatatatatatatatatatatatatatatatatatatatatatatataatattgccGCCCTGAGCGAGCGAGCACCCCCTTCAATGaaaggagactttaagccctgtgcCACAGTGGTCTAAAAACATCTCTTTGCAGATTATATGACAGTAGAGTTGTGATCTTGGTCACTTGTTACATTTTCTTGAGGATTGGAACCTGCCAACGGAACGAAGGACAGAGAAGTGGCACGCACAACAACTGGACTAGTAACTTTGTTCTAACTCCAGTTGTTGTTGCACAACTGTGCTGATAACAGTTGTTGGTCTAGTCATTGTGCATGCCACTTCACTCCCCTGTCCTACATTATATGAGCATTGTGACAGCAAAGGTGAAAATGCAGCTGAAGTGCATATAACTTTTGCAGTTTTTAACTACATTGGTTTTGTGTATTCTCACATCGCAATGTTTAACTGTTCTGTTCTTTGCGTGTGTTGATCATATGGTCATTTAGTAACGTTTCTCCTTGGACATGGTGTAACTTTTGTGAAGAACAAGTAAAATGAATGGCGTTGAATGCTTACTATTTTCTATTTTTCTAGGGCGGCCAAACATGACCAAAGAAGGCCATGAAGTTCGGACGTGCAGGGTGGCTGACAGATCAGGATCAATTAATGTCTCTGTTTGGGATGAACCGGGCACATGTATTCAGCAGGGTGACATTTGCAAGCTTACCAAGGGGTCAGTACAGCTTCTGTGGAAATTCTTTTGAAGTCGACGGTTTGTTTTTAGTACATATCACGTTACCCGCAGCGCCCGCAGGCATTACAATGGGAGAGAGTTCAAAGGAAAAGGTTCAGCAAAAGCTTGTCTGGTTTTAGATTATTATGGCACTTGTAAAAAAGGAATTGGTAACTGGCCACATATAGAAAGAAAAATGGTGCGAAGGAAACATGAAGGGGTATAAACTGCAAACGTTAAAAATGTCCTGACACAAACCTGGAAGCCCTGTTTGCTGCATGTGCAACCAAAATGTTTCAGACACTGTTGTTgaaataccgtatatactcgtgtaatgACTGTAGATTTTTTTCCGAGATTAGGGGTGAAAATGAAGATGtggtagtgatgcaaaactatcggtacaTTCACTATAGATAGCATCGATAGTGTAAGCAAACTCTCTATAgtgctactatcgataaactCTCAATAGTACTATTGATtgtgctgtgaataattatgtCGTTGTTGGCCAACAATATTGTCaaacatttgcgatagcctactgtaAGCAGTGATCAGATAGTTAAATTTGTGAGCAGTATTTTGGCCAAAGAAATTATTTCTGCAGCAAAAATGCCTGAATATTCCCATAAAAAAATTTACATTCAAAAGTAACCAGTTAATCTTACAATTAACCAGCTGAGTTCTTGATAGTTTTATGTTGGgatgtgaaaccccaacaattattacttgaAATTGTTATattgaaatcacaaaatgcaatataaatttgaagccgtaCAGTTCCGCCATATGTAACAGCTACCCTTCCACTAGAGATGAACAGTTAAACTTAATTATCATGTGTCAGCCGAGCATTCTGGTGAAGGAACACAAGTATGTCAACTTTcctgcccttcagcctgctccaccATATACCACGCACTTGGGGAACAAAGTTTATGCTGTAGTGAGTTCGTGCGGTTGATTTTATACTTAGTACTGTCAAACTTGCTATTGAGAGCACTATTGGTagttttttttaccatcgatagtttgatggtgactcaactatcgatagtatcgacagTGCTGTCGATAGTTCTGCCTCACTAGGATGCGGTCATTACATGGAGAAAAGGAcataacatttcttttttgtaatatttCTGGTGGTATTTGCCTTTATTTAACTGCAGTACTCGCATGGAGAagctaaaaaataataaataaataaacaacacttttttttttcacttctaagCATGCATTGGCACATAGTTGTGCAATGGTGTAGAGAAAAATTGTTTTACTTCCTAAAGCACCAGATAGATGCATCCATTGCTGGCTTTAAACGCTCTAACCGGAATCCATTTCTCTTGTGCAATGTGAAGCGTTTTTACGGCCAGCATATCTGTTGAAATAGCATAGCCATTGCTCCGTGACTTCGTTACGTACTGCAGAGATGAGTCTTCTATCTCTGGGAACATGCTGTTCTTGCCTCGGAGAGCGCACCTCTCTGCATGTGTTTGTGAGTGACCTTCCAGCATTTCgttaaagcatttctctctctcttcttgctctctctcttcttggGAGTGCCATCGTAGCACACATATTTCatcaatttcaaaaaaaaaaaaagctccagaATTCTCGCAGTACACGGCAGACAACACTGCGAACCTTATCAAAAATCAAGGGTGCGGCTAAAACATGGGTAATTATAACAGCGAAGCTTtttaagctatcggtaaattGTACTCCATCGTGCAACACTTCccaggtgggtatgtgccacaggaattgggctcGCCCCAGTactgagtacagcaggtgcgatcGTAGtgttcggcgaagtggagcaaGTGAaatacgtgaaagagagagagaaagaaatagataaaaagaaagagaaacaggaaagaaagaaagtgatagaaagaaaaatagagagaaataaagggagtaaagacataaaaagatacaaagacagacaaagagatagacagaaacagacacgaaaaagagaactgaaagagaaagaaagagagaaagagataggaagaaagaggaagtggtaaatagagagagagaaacaaatatagaaagagcgagaaagcgaaggaaagaaggggaaaaataaagaaaaaaatggaacgcCGCCCAGCactgctcttccttcaggcttggtactaGGGACGGTTGATTAAAATTTTAAATCGTTAATCGGTTTAGCCTTTAATTGATTAATTGCTTtcagtggaatgttttaatcacttaatcgacattttttatgggtgctttcaAAGCGATacctctttgtttgagaggcatcgttcgtgtttgatatgtaCCCAAATCTTTTTTTCAGACTTGCTGATGAttgaaaattcccactttcgaaagtgtcgacgacgggccccttgtgtccagtgtgtgaaagtgggaattttcgcacactggacacaaggagcccgtcgtcgggagatggctgtggctaaatagcgagatactgataacttacccgaagaggcggattggtgtcgtcaggatagggttcttcaacactgtcaccttcgtcgttaccacctttctttgggaggtggctctttggcacgtgaatagagtgggcgtgcagctggtgatatcttagtcttcgtcgctggcttcgagaagtgcttgccacatttattacaccttgcagtcttcgttttctcaccttcagcgaacaacgaccacactgcgctcctctttcgattgcccggcattatgacatcccaaaggtagtggtataaccaccaatgtgtaataattacacaacaTAACACGCCAGCCCCACGTATactcagtagtgatgcagaactatcaatGGTACTATCGgtactatcgatggtgaaaattactatcgatagtgctatcgatagtaacaaatttgatggtactatcgatagtataaaatcaacagcccgaactaattgcagaataaacttggttccccacgcccgtggtacatagtggatccggaggagcaggctgaagggcaagaaagttgacatgcttgtgttcttgaccagagtgctttgctgacacatgatcgtaaagtgaaactgttcagctgtagcggaaaggaagccgttacatgtggtggaacatCGCGGCATGAAATTCTATTGCATTTTATGAATTCAAAATAAAAagaatatcaagaactaagtttgttaattgtaagttgtaactggtttcttttgaatatgaatttattgatggatatattccgttttcactgcggaaataatttatttttctcaccaaaaattgctcataaactaggcgaagctgatagtagctATCCCAATGTTTTGGGAATATGGCCGgctagcaacagcatcattattcacaccactatcgatagtattgtcacatggttgtgacagtgaagaatgctgcagcaagactgggaaatactcGGCTCTTTCTTTGGGCGAACTCGTgcgcagaaaatcaaaactcaatatactagcgatacacgctgcacactgaaagcggcgagaacagttgttggccgtcaagtaatctgatcatcggtggaacgcgtcgtcttttgtacatcagtcatcatcccttccagcgttatcgctggtgctcgcgtaagctcttgaataaacttgactattcgtgtccggcgcgtaatcttaaagggaccgacaactgatttttctcgacccagttttttacggcgcgacaggaagcttacccttcgtagcgtttgtagctgcagtggtttatcctaaaagcacgtagttattttataagcagtatttttcgatctgaaaggctccaaacaggcatgaaggcttgctccatcaacgctgagaattgatagcgatgccgctagcccttgtgaaagctgtcgttgttctgcttttgcaggagttactgcagctatgcttaaccacctttattttgagctttgcAACCATTTTTAAAAATAGCAAGCTgctacaatgagatgatgtggctttatccaccttctcggtatttgtacagcgttgtgtgcgcctgcacccaaagttGCCTgggcctgtgtcatggatggcttgtcctggcatgggatcattacgccaagcgaaggcagcgccactttgttgcatacaactaacgcaggcctatatgtacatttttatggagtaatgtcttaatataaagaaatgaacaatatttcagtactaacagaaaagtcatcgaatgCATACACTACTCAATGGTCAcatgaccggcttcatcggaccgtttatgattttgctgccagaggcgccaaaggtcatttttcgcgactttcaatgaagaaataaatatataaatccacctctcacgagagaaacagggttggtttgagtcagtgcgatggacaatctttccatcagtgcagtcatctcatttcatgttcttgttagttgtcggtccctttaacagaatgatctcaaacaatcgtgaagcttctcaaacattgcggcgcggtcaaacgttgctaacagtctttgtgggtgaaacccgaatacatcaaaacaaagcaataaacacgcatggcagtactaccgctagtaatattaacaatGGTACTACTGATTGCacaatcgatagtttgtcgatagtagtactatcgatagtttgtttgcgctatcgatagtttaaagaaAACTATcggtgctatcgatagtcaatttatcgATAGTCCTGCATCACTAATCCTCAGTCGACGCTCAAttagcttaagggagaggaggtgaacgcagtagcagcagtagactgtgagacGGAGAGAAGCGGCCAACTTCATTTCttcctcgatggggtggagctgCCTCcttgcccgggcttgaagcattgggggagtgcttggagttggacggagatcagggcgagttcatatctttctctatggggtatggccaccgccagctccgggctcgttctgctagtgCAGAAGTATGCACTGTAGTGAAAgaagtgaaagagaggcgatgtgcacggcatctgcgcctcgaagtcatgcgctccggccaaggggcgaggttgggagcgggagtggggggtgccgtaatcgattgatcgaatagttttaatcgattaattcgattaatcgaaaggcagaAATCGACAGCGATTAATCGATTGATTgaggacctttaatcgattaattgttcatcgattttaccatccctacttggtaccactagtgggaagctgccattattttttaaaatatatttttgGGGGAACTTTTTAACAAAGCTCTGGGTGCGGCTTTTACATGGGTGCAGGCATTGCACGTATATATATGGTATATTGTAGTAGTATTTTTTTCTTACTTATgctattctttttcttcttagattttttgttttgtttatgtgGCCTGCAATTGTTTTTACTTGCGTCAAAATTCTACTTAAGTGTTATGAAAAGTTAAGTCTTCGCTCTCTACATTCTCCCGAGGCTAGAAAACAGTTTGGGGACATACTTACTTTTCACGGCGATCCTTATTTCAGACTGGTAAGTGGAATAACTCACCCTTGGACAGTGATGGAGTAAGCAAGATGACACAAGTGCTTGTTTTGCCTTGCTTGCTTTGTCCCTGCCTAAACGTGTGCTATATTCAACCTGCGTTGTGTACCAACTAACCCAATTTGCTTTTCTTGACTTCTGACTGGTAGTTTACGTTTGCAGAAGATAATTTTTTAATGCCACTAGATGgcagaagcagcacctccatGTACAGTCCCTTCATATTCGATACTGTCAAACTGCTTTGCATAAACACGAACTTGAGGACGAACATAGTGTATGGTGTGACGAATGGCAAGGTTGATGCTGCATcctagtttttaaagacgatagtctttcttggggaacttaaaatgcagaaattttggtttgtctgtctgtttgtctgtctgtcacccgattcagccacccggccaaagttgaaccacttgccaaagggccagccatcttgaactggtgtgtaggttcaaacttgtgtacattgtcgatcaaaaagcaaacattacgcatatctgaggcgtaacatcactaggtaagtattaggagtgtgttccttttatagaaaatacatggatacgtaaTTCTATTTTACATCATTCAGATGCTATTTGAAACACATTTCATGGTTGCTTTTCATTCTCTGTTTTAACACAACAGGCTAAGTCAAACTTATGTTAATTGTGTTAATATTGTTGAAATTTCATGCAGTTTCAAGAGCAATTGACATCGTATAAGAGGTGGATATGGCATGTAGTCACTGCCTTAgctaatttctttttttaatgaaggCAATGTGTAATATAAATGTAATGGTAATAGATGCTTCATTTTGACAAGATTTtaagagtgcaaaaaaaaaaaggcataaatGAAGAAAGATGAACTGTCTGGTGTCTGACCTATTTCTTCTGTGCTGTCATTTTTGCATTCTAAAACCTTGTCGATCATACGGAAACTGGGCCTTCAGAAAgctctttcattttctttgttttaagaAACTTTTCAAGGTGAGGGGGCTGGGATAAAAAACTGAACAAACTTAAGGTTCATGTGATTTAAGGAGAATATTCTAGCTGctgtttttaaggtgaaagccttaaaggggtactgacacgaaaattttcagttgtcattttcttgcgtcaaatgaaaggccaagccctcaacagcttagaaagagctgctaagcgtgagtgcgccctgaaaaagtaattacagtatgcttttaaaagctagtttcggttcctttGGTAGCCTGacatcacaacacggtatgagcttctcatcacgcACTTGAGCAAGATATCGTGACATTTCCACGGCCACTCCGCActgtggctccattggtgacgcacaagcggccatttttgaagttttggtacctgatgtcGTGAGAACTAGcctgaagtcaccagaattagtaccgTAGCCTGaagtcaagctagtgtcgatattTGTAGGTGCAACATGGGATAATTTaccttaatatcaaaataaaatatcagcatttgctgagcttcacacttgctcagagccgtctctgtatacaggagatatgtatgcagagtaaactcgccttcgaggtgtcagtacccctccaAGTGTTTCATAGGATGAAAAGCGCAGCATGGGGTACAAAAACTCACCTGACGCGGCAGCTgcaattttcgatggaggtgaaaatgtttgaggcctgtgtacgtttaggtgcacgttgaagaacttcaggtggtcgaaatttccggagccctccattacggcatctctcataatcatatcatggttttgggatgttaaacccctgatattattattaaaaattcACCTGACCTCACacataatgaaaaagaaaaaccagaatTCGAGCCTGAATCGAACCTAGGCACTTGGCGTGGCAGTTGAGCATTCTGCCACAAAGCCATGCCAGCACTTTAAACTTctctggaaaaagaccctatacaggtgcaATGTTGATCGAGGAGTCAcgctaacagatgtaatattgtgtggcagaagcgtagaaccacaccaggtgtcacaccatgtgaattgcggaaCAAGCACGTGGTTTAAAGCTaactacccattacaaagggctcagccataattcattatcatcagccatagcatcagCACGGTGTGCAGCTCTGTAGCTGCATGCAGTACCTTACAGATGCGTACTGGCTACGTCGCTATTTTGCAAAATGATGCTCAATTATGGTGTGCCGGATTGCTCGTGCCTTCGAGTCGTCAAAGGCAAatacataaggaaccctgtgagtatTTTTAAACACACATGCTTTTGGTGCGCATCTGCAAGACCAAGAAAATGAAGTTGGTCAGAATTTGTAGTTGCTGCAAGTTACTTCACATTGAGAGTATGCCACGTGATTCTGTTGTATGTGATTTTACTACGTTTGCAAAGCTGTTTGTGTTGATGTTTAACATTCAGAGCCTAAGTGCTTCTttgtgaaaatgtttctttttttttctagatatgCTTCCCTTTGGAAAGGCTGTCTTACTTTGTATACTGGTAAAGGGGGTGACATTCAGAAGATTGGAGAGTAAGTATGGCCTTGTGTGAATGTTTTGTAATAGTCTTGTCTGTCGCAGCTGTTTTCagtggcattctttttttttctttcagatttTGCCTTCCCTTCAGTGAAACACCATTTATGAGTGAACCTAACCCAGAATTCATGCAGCAGTTGCAGGCCAAATTGGTTAGTAGTTTTTGTTCACGtaacttgtcattcattccagaGGCCAGAAACAGGGTCTCAGAATTCCTTGAACTGTTAAGTGTACACCTGAACTAAAAAGCAGTTTTGGCTAGTAGAGTGTTCTCTAAGAATGTGATGTGATgtgcatttgtttttgttttgttgtgtgAAAAGCTTTCAGTAAACCTTGTTCATTCTACCCTGATTAATTTGTAATATACTGAACAACTTCCAGTAATTTTTCTTAATGTAATGAGAATCTCCTTAACTCCTTTGAGGGTCGGATTTTTTCACGAAATGCAGtacaaaaatgtgtaatttttttattgctgaaacaaattcttcagacgattctatttaagaaaaaaattgtctaaaacttTTTTTGAATGACCGTGAAGTGCCAAAAcgatcatttttgttgttacatacacatggtttattcgtagtaacatcaagcaaaatcctgaaaaaaaaacataagattttttcgaaataaaaattatgcattgtattaaacatagctcacagacatacaaaaataagcacaccagagtacttttccggtaaaaAATGCTTGcgctccccaaaacaggaaactcAACCACGGCGGcggcgtttgtgtaatttagcgccgcacggaaataGATGTAATTGCGCCCCGgagtgcaataaacgagagagtacaagtggtcaccctttgagagattagaaaccagacagccatcagctttgcgggcgcgagAAACGATAACCACCCAAAGGACAAAACCGAcggtgcgcgcgttctgatgcgcaagtgaaagcTGCCGCACCgcttcggaaagaaaaaaaacagagagacattggcgcatgaaaaaaagcgtggcagcacatgccaagagAAATCATTGAAAAAGGCACATGTTTTAAACCAGTTGCACCACAAACACGCTCGGATGGGCAATTGATGGCCGGCGCGCCGCtctgggaagcaaaaaaaaaaaaaaatacaacagagAGACACCGGAGCATAAAAagaattccacgtattcccaaaaTATGGCAGCACAtgtcaagcaagagaaatgatcgaaaaaggcacatgttttaaacatacaggctatgccgtacatgtacgatgAAAACCCTTTgatgcctgttaggtgatgccgtacatgtatggcGAAAATGCTCTAAGGGTAAGGACATATTTGACCACATCCTGGTTCATTTGGATGACCCTTGTAGTGCCGAGTGCAAAGTGCCACTAATGTGCGATAGGAATGAGAGAACTCAGTGCTAGCATCCAGCTATATTTCAAGAATTGCAGTGAGAAGTATCTGTATGTGCTTGAAGAGaccacttcgttttttttgttttatggCAAAAATTGGTAGTACTAGTGCAGTTGACTTCTAGAAGAGCTTGTGCAGGGGGCCTAAATTTTAATACTATACGACCATCAGTATTTATCAACAGTTTCGCCCTCTGCAGTTGCCTGTGAAATTTTGCTGAGAAAGCACGGAGCCACAGTATGCTAGTGTCTCGGCCCTGCTTCTCGACTGCAGCGAAAAAAGTTTATGCTAAATAGCTTGTCAAAATGAAATATGAAGCCTTCCATTACAGCAAATTATGCAGAGCACAGGGAAGATTTTGGGCATGAATGACCAGTGGGTTTAATAACCTTGTATTTTATTAACTGCCCACGAAACAGGAGCCTAACAATTGTGCCTATGGAGCATGACAGCAGGTACTTCGTCACACAATGAATGCCTAGGTTGTACTAAAAGCACAAACATCATCAGAATAGTTCATTTCGAttggaaaaaaagtcacagaaaAATTTGGACACCTTGCACTTCTATTACTGCACCTGGAGTGTCAGGAAAAGCGTCTTTTGATTAGAAATATTCAGTGTATTGCGGGAAAATGTTAAGTGACCGGTGCTCATGATACTAACGAAAGTTGTAGCTGTCAGCAGCTGTCAGCGGTAGGTTATTTTCATTTTCTGGGATATCATAAACTTGCATGTCTGTGTTTATTTTGCTTAGTGTGGCACAACTGCTTCAGCTTAGAGGCATAATTATTAGCATGCAGAAATGTAGGACTGGTAACTGCTCCAAAAGGTttatttgctgctccaaaatgaGGTTCTAGCTGCCCCAGAAGATGCGCTGAAATGGCTTCAGTCAGTCGTATAAGTGAGGGTTACTGCAGTTTGGGTAGCCTAATGAGTGACTTTTTTGACCTTGTTGGAAGCTCTATGTATCTAACATTTGCTTCTATCTGGGAGATCATCAAAAATAATCTGTTTCTTAGATACCTAAATAGGACATATCAGAGTCGCATTTTTCTCTTGTTTAACATTGTTTCGATTCAGGTGTTCTGAACGTTATGAACTTTCATTATGACAACCAGCTACTCAACATTAGTGCATCCTAATAGCCCATGGTGACT includes these proteins:
- the LOC119379326 gene encoding SOSS complex subunit B1 — encoded protein: MEPTTIRDLKPGMKNLSIIFIVLEIGRPNMTKEGHEVRTCRVADRSGSINVSVWDEPGTCIQQGDICKLTKGYASLWKGCLTLYTGKGGDIQKIGEFCLPFSETPFMSEPNPEFMQQLQAKLNANVDQRRSPTSQVGGASGDSLGAAALPTPAPGCSPVPARVSLAQL